One genomic window of Polyangium aurulentum includes the following:
- a CDS encoding SOS response-associated peptidase, translated as MCGRYTLTNVAPNLIGPLFGVDEFPAFSPRYNVSPTQDAPVVRVVEPGAKRSLSLLRWGLVPAWAKDVAIGSRMINARGDTAPEKPAYRSSFKSKRCLVVTDGFYEWKKLPGGKKQPCWIHRKDSQPFAFAGLWARWKSPEGEPLDTFTIITTEAHPNVIEVHDRMPVIIPPASYGAWLDPEEKRMDLLQSMINHAGGEDLVLTPVSPRVNNPRNEGPENLRPLGEQQSLL; from the coding sequence ATGTGCGGCCGTTACACCCTGACCAACGTCGCCCCCAACCTGATCGGCCCCCTCTTCGGCGTGGATGAATTCCCGGCGTTCTCGCCTCGGTACAACGTTTCGCCGACACAGGACGCGCCTGTGGTGCGGGTCGTCGAGCCGGGGGCAAAGCGCTCGCTGTCGCTCTTGCGCTGGGGGCTCGTGCCCGCCTGGGCCAAGGACGTCGCGATCGGCAGCCGCATGATCAACGCCCGCGGCGACACCGCGCCCGAAAAGCCCGCCTACCGCTCGAGCTTCAAGAGCAAGCGCTGCCTCGTCGTCACCGACGGCTTTTACGAATGGAAGAAGCTTCCAGGCGGAAAGAAGCAGCCATGCTGGATTCACCGTAAAGACAGCCAGCCCTTCGCCTTCGCGGGCCTGTGGGCTCGCTGGAAGAGCCCCGAGGGCGAGCCGCTCGACACCTTCACCATCATCACGACCGAGGCTCACCCGAACGTGATCGAGGTGCACGATCGCATGCCGGTCATCATCCCCCCGGCGTCGTACGGCGCGTGGCTCGATCCCGAGGAGAAGCGGATGGACCTGCTTCAATCGATGATCAACCACGCGGGCGGCGAGGACCTCGTCCTCACCCCGGTGAGCCCCCGGGTGAACAACCCGCGCAATGAGGGCCCGGAGAACCTGCGGCCCCTCGGCGAGCAACAGAGCTTGCTGTGA